One stretch of Streptomyces sp. A2-16 DNA includes these proteins:
- a CDS encoding cation acetate symporter, whose amino-acid sequence MSPAITLAAGEASEHRPLIISLFAVFVVATLVITVWAGRQTKDASDFYAGGRQFTGFQNGLAVSGDYMSAASFLGIAGAIALFGYDGFLYSIGFLVAWLVALLLVAEPLRNSGRYTMGDVLAYRMRQRPVRTAAGTSTIVVSIFYLLAQMAGAGVLVSLLLGITSDGGKIGIVALVGVLMIVYVTIGGMKGTTWVQMVKAVLLIAGALLLTFLVLLKFDFNVSDLLGSAADNSGKGAAFLEPGLKYGATGTTKLDFISLGIALVLGTAGLPHILIRFYTVPTAKAARKSVIWAIGLIGAFYLMTLALGFGAAALIKPDEIIASNKAGNTAAPLLALHLGGVDSNWGAILLATISAVAFATILAVVAGLTLASSSSFAHDIYANVIKRGQATEKQEMSAARWATVGIGAVSILLGALARDLNVAGLVALAFAVAASANLPTIIYSLFWKRFTTSGALWSIYGGLVTAVGLVLFSPVVSGKPTSMFPDVDFHWFPLENPGLISIPVGFLLGILGTYLSKEEPDKDKYAELEVRSLTGTGAH is encoded by the coding sequence ATGAGTCCCGCGATCACCCTTGCCGCAGGCGAGGCCAGCGAGCACCGGCCGCTGATCATCAGCCTGTTCGCGGTCTTCGTCGTCGCGACCCTCGTCATCACGGTCTGGGCCGGACGCCAGACCAAGGACGCCTCCGACTTCTACGCGGGCGGCCGCCAGTTCACCGGTTTCCAGAACGGACTCGCCGTCTCCGGCGACTACATGTCGGCCGCGTCCTTCCTCGGCATCGCGGGCGCCATCGCCCTCTTCGGCTACGACGGCTTCCTGTACTCCATCGGCTTCCTGGTCGCCTGGCTCGTCGCCCTGCTCCTGGTCGCCGAACCGCTGCGCAACTCCGGCCGCTACACGATGGGTGACGTGCTGGCGTACCGGATGCGTCAGCGACCCGTCCGCACCGCGGCCGGCACCTCCACCATCGTGGTCTCGATCTTCTACCTGCTGGCCCAGATGGCGGGCGCGGGCGTCCTGGTCTCCCTGCTGCTCGGCATCACCAGCGACGGCGGCAAGATCGGCATCGTCGCCCTGGTCGGCGTCCTGATGATCGTGTACGTCACCATCGGCGGCATGAAGGGCACCACCTGGGTCCAGATGGTCAAGGCCGTCCTGCTGATCGCGGGCGCCCTGCTGCTGACCTTCCTGGTGCTGCTGAAGTTCGACTTCAACGTCTCCGACCTGCTGGGCTCCGCCGCCGACAACAGCGGCAAGGGCGCGGCCTTCCTGGAGCCGGGCCTGAAGTACGGCGCCACGGGCACGACCAAGCTGGACTTCATCTCGCTCGGCATCGCCCTGGTCCTCGGCACCGCAGGACTGCCGCACATCCTGATCCGCTTCTACACGGTGCCCACCGCCAAGGCCGCCCGTAAGTCGGTCATCTGGGCCATCGGCCTGATCGGCGCCTTCTACCTGATGACCCTCGCCCTCGGCTTCGGGGCCGCGGCCCTCATCAAGCCGGACGAGATCATCGCCTCCAACAAGGCGGGCAACACGGCGGCGCCACTGCTGGCACTGCATCTGGGCGGCGTCGACTCCAACTGGGGCGCGATCCTGCTGGCGACCATCTCGGCGGTCGCCTTCGCCACCATCCTCGCGGTCGTCGCCGGACTCACCCTGGCCTCGTCCTCGTCCTTCGCCCACGACATCTACGCGAACGTCATCAAGCGGGGCCAGGCCACCGAGAAGCAGGAGATGAGCGCGGCCCGCTGGGCCACCGTCGGCATCGGCGCGGTCTCCATCCTGCTGGGCGCCCTCGCCCGCGACCTCAACGTCGCGGGACTCGTCGCGCTCGCCTTCGCGGTCGCCGCCTCGGCAAACCTGCCGACGATCATCTACAGCCTCTTCTGGAAGCGGTTCACCACCTCGGGCGCCCTGTGGTCGATCTACGGCGGCCTCGTCACGGCGGTCGGCCTGGTGCTGTTCTCGCCGGTCGTCTCCGGCAAGCCCACCTCGATGTTCCCGGACGTCGACTTCCACTGGTTCCCGCTGGAGAACCCGGGCCTCATCTCGATCCCGGTCGGTTTCCTGCTCGGCATCCTCGGCACCTACCTCTCCAAGGAGGAGCCGGACAAGGACAAGTACGCGGAGCTGGAGGTCCGGTCCCTGACCGGCACCGGCGCCCACTGA
- a CDS encoding DUF485 domain-containing protein translates to MATDAPPPSKETHKLPTAAEFTEVQESAEFGELRRSYRSFAFPLTVGFIAWYLLYVLLSNYAGDFMGTKLFGNINVALVLGLAQFLTTFLIAWWYSRVAAAKFDPKAEAIKSRMEGGE, encoded by the coding sequence GTGGCCACCGACGCACCGCCACCCTCGAAAGAGACCCATAAGCTCCCCACCGCGGCGGAGTTCACCGAGGTTCAGGAGAGCGCGGAGTTCGGTGAACTGCGCCGCTCCTACCGCTCCTTCGCCTTTCCGCTCACCGTCGGTTTCATCGCCTGGTACCTGCTGTACGTCCTGCTGTCCAACTACGCGGGCGACTTCATGGGCACCAAGCTCTTCGGCAACATCAACGTCGCCCTGGTCCTCGGTCTCGCCCAGTTCCTGACCACGTTCCTCATCGCCTGGTGGTACTCGCGCGTCGCCGCCGCCAAGTTCGACCCCAAGGCCGAGGCCATCAAGTCCCGGATGGAGGGCGGAGAATGA
- the moaA gene encoding GTP 3',8-cyclase MoaA: MLIDTYGRQATDLRVSLTDRCNLRCTYCMPEEGLQWLAKPDLLTDDEIVRLIDIAVTSLGIEEVRFTGGEPLLRPGLVGIVERVAALEPRPQMSLTTNGIGLKRTAAALKAAGLDRVNVSLDTLRPDVFKTLTRRDRHHDVLEGMRAAREAGLTPVKVNSVLMPGLNDDEAPDLLAWAIEHDYELRFIEQMPLDAQHGWKRDGMITAGDILTSLRTRFDLTEEGEEKRGSAPAERWIVDGGPHVVGVIASVTRPFCAACDRTRLTADGQIRTCLFAQEETDLRAALRSDAGDEEIARIWREAMWGKKAGAGLDDPTFVQPDRPMSAIGG; the protein is encoded by the coding sequence GTGCTCATCGACACCTACGGCCGGCAGGCCACCGACCTGCGGGTCTCGCTGACCGACCGCTGCAATCTGCGGTGCACGTACTGCATGCCGGAAGAGGGCCTGCAGTGGCTGGCCAAGCCGGACCTGCTCACCGACGACGAGATCGTCCGCCTGATCGACATCGCCGTCACCTCCCTCGGCATCGAAGAGGTCCGCTTCACCGGCGGCGAGCCCCTGCTGCGCCCCGGCCTGGTCGGCATCGTGGAGCGTGTGGCGGCCCTGGAGCCCCGCCCCCAGATGTCCCTGACGACGAACGGCATCGGTCTCAAGCGCACCGCGGCCGCGCTCAAGGCGGCGGGCCTGGACCGGGTCAACGTCTCCTTGGACACCCTGCGCCCGGACGTCTTCAAGACCCTCACCCGCCGGGACCGCCACCACGACGTCCTGGAGGGCATGCGGGCCGCCCGCGAGGCAGGCCTGACCCCGGTCAAGGTCAACAGCGTGCTGATGCCGGGTCTCAACGACGACGAGGCCCCGGACCTGCTGGCCTGGGCGATCGAGCACGACTACGAACTGCGCTTCATCGAGCAGATGCCGCTGGACGCCCAGCACGGCTGGAAGCGCGACGGCATGATCACCGCCGGGGACATCCTGACCTCCCTGCGCACCCGCTTCGACCTCACCGAGGAGGGCGAGGAGAAGCGCGGCTCGGCCCCCGCGGAGCGCTGGATCGTCGACGGCGGCCCCCATGTGGTCGGCGTCATCGCCTCCGTCACCCGCCCGTTCTGCGCGGCCTGCGACCGCACCCGTCTCACCGCCGACGGCCAGATACGCACCTGCCTGTTCGCCCAGGAGGAGACCGACCTGCGCGCGGCCCTGCGCTCCGACGCCGGCGACGAGGAGATCGCCCGTATCTGGCGCGAGGCGATGTGGGGCAAGAAGGCCGGCGCGGGTCTGGACGACCCGACCTTCGTCCAGCCGGACCGGCCCATGTCGGCGATCGGCGGCTAG